In a single window of the Streptomyces sp. NBC_00285 genome:
- a CDS encoding ferredoxin reductase yields the protein MTSTALRSRAWKLLEMVTTPLLPSDYLDLVSPLRAGADLRGRIEAVHPETGDAATIVIRPGRGWRGHTAGQYVRIGVDVDGVRLWRAYSITSPTSRQDGRVTITVKAISDGKVSNHLVRRAQPGTLIQLDQATGDFVLPQAKPAKVLYLTAGSGITPVMGMLRDTEFDDVVMVHCAPQPQDVIFRDELHGLVADKKLRLTEVHTDTDGTLDIARLDDVVPDWAERETWACGPAGLLDAAEEHWREHGVLERLHTERFRPSIVVAGDGGEVTFSASGKTVDADGATPLLDVGEEAGVLMPSGCRMGICFGCVTPLKAGAVRDLRTGEITEAEPGVIIQTCVSAAAGPCDIER from the coding sequence ATGACGAGTACAGCCCTCCGCAGCAGGGCGTGGAAACTGCTGGAGATGGTCACGACGCCGCTGCTGCCGTCGGACTACCTCGACCTGGTCAGCCCGCTTCGTGCGGGTGCTGACCTGCGTGGGCGCATCGAGGCCGTGCACCCGGAGACGGGTGACGCCGCGACCATCGTGATCAGACCGGGACGCGGCTGGCGCGGCCACACAGCCGGTCAGTACGTGCGGATCGGGGTCGACGTCGACGGGGTGCGCCTGTGGCGTGCCTACTCCATCACCTCGCCGACAAGCCGGCAGGACGGCCGGGTCACGATCACTGTGAAGGCGATCTCGGACGGCAAGGTCAGCAACCACCTGGTCCGCAGGGCGCAACCGGGCACGCTGATCCAGCTCGACCAGGCGACCGGTGACTTCGTGCTGCCGCAGGCCAAGCCCGCCAAGGTGCTCTACCTGACGGCCGGCAGTGGAATCACGCCCGTGATGGGCATGCTGCGCGACACCGAGTTCGACGACGTCGTCATGGTCCACTGCGCGCCACAGCCGCAAGACGTGATCTTCCGCGACGAACTGCACGGCCTGGTCGCGGACAAGAAGCTGCGGCTCACCGAGGTGCACACCGACACGGACGGCACGCTCGACATCGCCCGCCTCGACGACGTCGTGCCCGACTGGGCCGAGCGCGAGACCTGGGCCTGCGGGCCCGCCGGCCTGCTCGACGCCGCCGAAGAGCACTGGAGAGAGCACGGCGTACTGGAGCGCCTGCACACCGAACGCTTCCGCCCCAGCATCGTCGTCGCCGGCGACGGCGGCGAGGTCACGTTCAGCGCCAGCGGCAAGACCGTCGACGCGGACGGTGCCACGCCGTTGCTGGATGTCGGCGAGGAGGCCGGTGTGCTCATGCCGTCCGGGTGCCGTATGGGCATCTGCTTCGGCTGCGTCACGCCGCTCAAGGCGGGCGCCGTCCGTGACCTGCGCACCGGCGAGATCACCGAAGCCGAGCCGGGCGTCATCATCCAGACCTGTGTGTCCGCTGCGGCGGGCCCCTGCGACATCGAACGGTAG
- a CDS encoding fatty acid desaturase family protein, translated as MTAIDPTAHLSAEQIEELGRELDRIRDEVIAARGEKDAAYIRKVISVQRKLELASRGVLLFSIFPPAWLIGTAGLSVAKIMDNMEIGHNILHGQWDWMRDPKIHSTTWDWDHVSPAEQWKHSHNELHHTYTNVIGKDNDLGYGIMRVDEDQKWHPFHLGQPLWNFLNACFFEYGIAAYDLELGKNLSKRRRGNPEFRARARDVGRKIRKQVLKDYVIHPLLSGPSFLTTLAATFTANLVRNVWTHSVIMCGHFPEGVQVFERRSIRGETRGQWYLRQMMGSANISGSKAMHFMSGNLSHQIEHHLFPDLPSNRYAEVAVKVRALFEKYELEYVTGPLPKQVFSAWHKVFRLSLPNKKPKVKAPEREQELVAA; from the coding sequence TTGACCGCCATCGACCCCACCGCCCACCTGAGCGCTGAGCAGATCGAGGAGCTCGGCCGCGAGCTGGACAGGATCCGCGACGAGGTGATCGCCGCCCGCGGCGAGAAGGACGCCGCGTACATCCGCAAGGTCATCTCGGTGCAGCGCAAGCTGGAGCTGGCCAGCCGGGGCGTGCTGCTGTTCTCGATCTTCCCGCCGGCGTGGCTGATCGGCACCGCGGGTCTGTCCGTGGCGAAGATCATGGACAACATGGAGATCGGCCACAACATCCTGCACGGCCAGTGGGACTGGATGCGAGACCCGAAGATCCACTCCACCACCTGGGACTGGGATCACGTCTCGCCGGCCGAGCAGTGGAAGCACTCGCACAACGAGCTGCACCACACGTACACCAACGTGATCGGCAAGGACAACGACCTCGGCTACGGCATCATGCGGGTCGACGAGGACCAGAAGTGGCACCCGTTCCACCTCGGCCAGCCGCTGTGGAACTTCCTCAACGCCTGCTTCTTCGAGTACGGCATCGCAGCGTACGACCTGGAGCTCGGCAAGAACCTGAGCAAGCGCCGCCGGGGCAACCCGGAGTTCCGCGCACGGGCCAGGGACGTGGGTCGCAAGATCCGCAAGCAGGTGCTCAAGGACTACGTGATCCACCCGCTGCTGTCGGGACCGTCGTTCCTCACCACGCTCGCCGCCACGTTCACCGCGAACCTGGTCCGCAACGTCTGGACCCACTCGGTGATCATGTGCGGGCACTTCCCCGAGGGCGTACAGGTCTTCGAGCGCCGGTCGATCAGGGGCGAGACGCGCGGCCAGTGGTACCTGCGCCAGATGATGGGATCGGCGAACATCAGCGGCAGCAAGGCCATGCACTTCATGTCCGGCAACCTGTCGCACCAGATCGAGCACCACCTCTTCCCGGACCTGCCGAGCAACCGGTACGCCGAGGTCGCGGTGAAGGTGCGCGCGCTGTTCGAGAAGTACGAGCTGGAGTACGTCACCGGGCCACTGCCCAAGCAGGTGTTCTCCGCCTGGCACAAGGTCTTCCGGCTCTCGCTGCCGAACAAGAAGCCCAAGGTCAAGGCGCCGGAACGCGAGCAGGAGCTCGTCGCGGCCTGA
- a CDS encoding CehA/McbA family metallohydrolase — translation MLWEGRTLSSVSFPPVRAVGRGAAWYRGDCHVHSVDSDGELTPEELAVRARAAGLDFMATTEHNSAAEPGAWGHLATDDFLIVLGEEVTTKTGHWLALGINPGEVVDWNHQVGDGLIEQCLDQVHRVGGLCVAAHPHAPYPSGGFMFSFRGFDVAEVWNGLWASDRPWNADNETALAQWGRSLAADIHTGSWRPAMGNSDTHLEGQIGIPHTVVFANELSTEAVLAGIRAGRSWIAESADVDVSFTANADGRAAGVGEQLTTHGGQVEVQAAVRGVPVGTVSFHTDQGQVHWASLPGDGAGAVQWDTTAQDSAFVRIEVRHPNGHVAALTNPIVLT, via the coding sequence GTGCTTTGGGAGGGGAGAACCTTGTCGAGTGTGAGTTTCCCGCCGGTGCGGGCGGTCGGACGCGGGGCGGCCTGGTACCGCGGGGATTGCCATGTCCACTCCGTCGACTCGGACGGGGAACTCACTCCTGAAGAGTTGGCCGTTCGGGCGCGCGCTGCCGGGCTCGACTTCATGGCGACAACGGAGCACAACTCAGCTGCAGAACCCGGTGCATGGGGGCATCTGGCTACCGATGACTTCTTGATCGTTCTCGGTGAGGAAGTGACCACGAAGACCGGGCACTGGCTCGCGCTTGGCATCAACCCCGGCGAGGTCGTCGACTGGAACCACCAGGTCGGGGACGGGCTGATCGAACAGTGCCTGGATCAGGTCCATCGCGTGGGGGGCCTGTGTGTGGCCGCACACCCGCATGCGCCCTATCCGTCGGGCGGCTTCATGTTCTCCTTCCGGGGCTTCGACGTGGCGGAGGTCTGGAACGGACTGTGGGCTTCGGACCGCCCCTGGAACGCTGACAACGAGACCGCCCTGGCGCAGTGGGGGCGCAGCCTCGCAGCGGACATCCACACGGGCTCGTGGCGGCCGGCGATGGGCAACAGCGACACCCACTTGGAGGGGCAGATCGGCATCCCTCACACCGTGGTGTTCGCCAATGAGCTGAGCACCGAGGCGGTCCTGGCCGGAATCCGTGCCGGCCGCAGCTGGATCGCCGAGTCGGCGGACGTGGACGTGTCGTTCACCGCCAATGCCGATGGTCGCGCTGCCGGGGTGGGAGAACAGCTCACAACTCATGGTGGGCAGGTCGAAGTGCAGGCGGCAGTACGAGGTGTGCCGGTGGGGACCGTCAGTTTCCACACCGATCAAGGGCAGGTTCACTGGGCGTCTCTCCCCGGCGACGGGGCAGGTGCGGTGCAGTGGGACACGACGGCGCAGGACTCAGCGTTCGTCCGCATCGAGGTCCGCCATCCCAACGGGCACGTCGCCGCACTCACCAATCCGATCGTCCTTACCTGA
- a CDS encoding alcohol dehydrogenase catalytic domain-containing protein — MSQPTAAAGGAAPVTMRAVVVTRPGGLDALEIKDVPVPVRKPGWVRIKVLAFGVNESEVTTRKGESDAEVTYPRVPGIEGVGVVDDADEDSGLRPGQQVATMMGGMGRTYDGAYAQYVAVPAAQVIPFETGLPWEVVGALPEMFQTAYGSLVTGLDLKAGQTLLIRGGTSTVGLSAATIAKDLGATVLSTTRSSDRAGELRAAGVDHPLVDNGTIADQVRKLMPDGVDAALELVGCSALADTLRTVRRHGTVCFTGALAGQWTIPDFSPFLIPGGVRLTSYGGQAADLPADVLAHQLQAIAEGRLNVPVAKVYHGLEQVRDAQADVESGTTPGKHVVVLDD, encoded by the coding sequence ATGAGCCAACCGACAGCAGCGGCCGGCGGCGCCGCACCGGTGACGATGCGGGCCGTCGTCGTCACCCGGCCCGGCGGCCTCGACGCACTGGAGATCAAGGATGTCCCGGTGCCCGTCCGCAAGCCCGGCTGGGTGCGGATCAAGGTCTTGGCGTTCGGCGTCAACGAATCCGAGGTCACCACCCGCAAGGGCGAGTCGGACGCGGAGGTCACCTACCCGCGGGTGCCCGGCATCGAGGGCGTCGGCGTGGTCGATGACGCCGACGAGGACAGCGGCCTGCGGCCGGGACAGCAGGTGGCCACGATGATGGGCGGCATGGGCCGCACATACGACGGCGCGTACGCCCAGTACGTGGCCGTCCCCGCGGCGCAGGTCATCCCGTTCGAGACAGGCCTGCCGTGGGAGGTCGTCGGTGCGCTTCCGGAGATGTTCCAGACCGCCTACGGATCGCTGGTCACCGGTCTGGACCTCAAGGCCGGGCAGACGCTGCTGATCCGCGGCGGCACCTCCACGGTCGGGCTGAGCGCGGCCACGATCGCCAAGGACCTCGGAGCCACCGTGCTGTCCACCACCCGCAGCTCGGACAGGGCAGGGGAACTGCGGGCCGCGGGCGTCGACCATCCCCTCGTCGACAACGGCACCATCGCCGACCAGGTGCGCAAATTGATGCCGGACGGCGTCGACGCCGCACTGGAGCTGGTGGGCTGCTCGGCCCTCGCCGACACCCTCCGCACCGTCCGCCGGCACGGCACGGTCTGCTTCACCGGAGCTCTGGCCGGCCAGTGGACGATCCCCGACTTCAGCCCGTTCCTGATCCCGGGCGGGGTGCGGCTGACCTCCTACGGCGGTCAGGCCGCCGACCTCCCGGCCGACGTCCTCGCCCACCAGCTCCAGGCCATCGCCGAAGGACGCCTCAACGTCCCGGTCGCGAAGGTCTACCACGGCCTGGAGCAGGTCCGTGACGCCCAGGCCGACGTCGAGTCCGGCACCACGCCGGGCAAGCACGTCGTCGTGCTGGACGACTGA
- a CDS encoding carboxylesterase family protein: MTATVPKAPTAPGVRSWWGIPYATAERYRRPVLADFDPHLPYDRKGVVSVQPDSGDWLEADRGMGEDCLNLNVWAPEQPADKVLPVTVYIHGGGFEYGANTQITSNASGLAASGRVVSVSINYRLGALGAVSLSQYGGRLAEASNLCLQDVIAALTWIKRNIAHFGGDPDNVTVYGHSAGAYSTFGLLGAASADGLYRRLAGFSAGPSRLQPAWWAEELAHRFVTELGVADNPEKLLDLDTASLRDALHKVTPTDLGVRGGMDSKSLGVVLDTGQPSAVLHAHPMDVLASGAHRDVDVLLSMASDDMGWWVANDLDRFDPGTVDRIVDEIAGWRIPRSSAKKVVDGYDQDGHTPAEVRAALLTDYIFGLPAARGALAHAAAGGNARLLLIGPAEGAPAMHGTEMYALVGQDKPGRSAEQAERDTRIRDVVLDFATGEESRLWPAVTDRPTSGSVGNPPFEANAHYQAALDLWEGIDRP, from the coding sequence ATGACCGCCACCGTCCCCAAGGCTCCGACTGCACCAGGAGTGCGTTCCTGGTGGGGGATTCCGTACGCCACCGCCGAGCGGTACCGCCGCCCCGTACTCGCGGACTTCGATCCGCACCTCCCCTACGACCGCAAGGGCGTCGTCTCCGTCCAGCCCGACAGCGGTGACTGGCTCGAAGCGGACAGGGGGATGGGCGAGGACTGCCTGAACCTGAACGTGTGGGCCCCCGAGCAGCCGGCCGACAAGGTGCTCCCGGTGACCGTGTACATCCACGGCGGCGGATTCGAGTACGGCGCGAACACCCAGATCACCTCGAACGCCTCCGGTCTCGCCGCGTCGGGGCGCGTGGTGAGCGTGTCCATCAACTACCGGCTCGGCGCCCTGGGCGCCGTCTCGCTCTCGCAGTACGGAGGGCGACTCGCCGAGGCCAGCAACCTCTGCCTGCAGGACGTCATCGCCGCGCTGACGTGGATCAAGCGGAACATCGCCCACTTCGGCGGCGACCCCGACAACGTCACCGTCTACGGCCACAGCGCCGGCGCCTATTCCACCTTCGGGCTGCTCGGCGCCGCCTCCGCCGACGGCCTGTACCGGCGGCTGGCCGGGTTCTCCGCCGGGCCCTCGCGTCTCCAGCCGGCCTGGTGGGCCGAGGAACTCGCGCACCGGTTCGTCACCGAACTCGGCGTCGCGGACAACCCGGAGAAGCTGCTCGACCTCGACACGGCCTCCCTGAGGGACGCCCTGCACAAGGTCACCCCGACGGACCTCGGAGTCCGCGGCGGGATGGACAGCAAGAGCCTCGGCGTCGTCCTGGACACAGGACAGCCCAGCGCGGTGCTGCACGCCCACCCCATGGACGTACTCGCCTCGGGCGCACACCGTGATGTCGACGTGCTGCTGAGTATGGCCAGCGACGACATGGGCTGGTGGGTGGCGAACGACCTCGACCGGTTCGACCCGGGCACCGTCGACCGCATCGTCGACGAGATCGCGGGATGGCGCATTCCCCGCTCCAGCGCCAAGAAGGTCGTCGACGGCTACGACCAGGACGGCCACACCCCCGCCGAGGTCCGCGCCGCACTCCTGACGGACTACATCTTCGGGCTCCCCGCGGCCCGCGGCGCCCTGGCGCACGCCGCCGCGGGCGGCAACGCCCGTCTCCTTCTGATCGGGCCCGCCGAAGGCGCGCCCGCCATGCACGGCACCGAGATGTACGCCCTCGTCGGCCAGGACAAGCCTGGCCGCAGCGCCGAACAGGCCGAGCGTGACACGCGTATCCGCGACGTCGTCCTCGACTTCGCCACCGGCGAGGAGTCCCGCCTGTGGCCCGCCGTCACGGACCGGCCCACTTCGGGCAGCGTCGGCAACCCGCCCTTCGAGGCCAATGCCCACTACCAGGCGGCCCTCGACCTGTGGGAGGGCATCGACCGCCCCTGA
- a CDS encoding helix-turn-helix domain-containing protein, with protein MSTVEDFFTQHEDWPWNPPRPGRATFHYLIAVTEGELRHDVDHVTRTVAPGQWLWVRPGHAQCWHPPGAARGPFILFEPDVLRPDLARLLAPLTAHEAPAVLSPHPDDTAWLQQTALQLLDEHRALGRRPLDVHHALRRSLLEALLLRLANSPGIVPVGTTTATARADRGRADRYGRFLDALELHFRELHQAADYAELLGCSVRTLSRAARDATGKGVRELIDERRLLEARRLLGGARWDARTVADHLGFTDPANFGRFFRDRTGLTPAAYAAGDTTPDP; from the coding sequence GTGAGTACCGTCGAGGATTTCTTCACCCAGCACGAGGACTGGCCGTGGAACCCGCCCCGTCCGGGCCGTGCCACCTTCCACTACCTCATCGCGGTCACCGAGGGTGAGCTGCGGCACGACGTCGACCACGTCACGCGGACCGTCGCCCCCGGCCAGTGGCTGTGGGTGCGTCCCGGGCACGCGCAGTGCTGGCATCCGCCCGGCGCCGCCCGCGGCCCGTTCATCCTGTTCGAACCGGACGTGCTGCGGCCCGACCTCGCCCGTCTCCTGGCCCCGCTCACCGCGCACGAGGCCCCTGCCGTGCTCAGCCCGCACCCCGACGACACCGCCTGGCTGCAGCAGACCGCACTCCAGCTCCTGGACGAACACCGCGCGCTGGGGCGCCGCCCCCTCGACGTCCACCACGCCCTGCGGCGCAGCCTCCTCGAAGCGCTGCTGCTGCGCTTGGCCAACTCCCCGGGCATCGTCCCCGTCGGTACGACCACAGCCACGGCGCGCGCCGACCGTGGCCGCGCCGACCGGTACGGGCGCTTCCTGGACGCCTTGGAACTGCACTTCCGTGAGCTGCACCAGGCCGCGGACTACGCCGAATTGCTCGGCTGCTCGGTCCGCACCCTGAGCCGCGCCGCCCGGGACGCCACCGGCAAGGGAGTGCGTGAACTCATCGACGAGCGGCGCCTCCTGGAAGCCCGGCGCCTGCTGGGAGGCGCCCGGTGGGACGCCCGGACCGTGGCCGACCACCTCGGCTTCACCGACCCCGCGAACTTCGGCCGCTTCTTCCGCGACCGCACCGGCCTCACCCCGGCCGCCTACGCGGCCGGCGACACCACGCCCGACCCGTGA
- a CDS encoding MmcQ/YjbR family DNA-binding protein yields the protein MNGSALHKTAADCAEELPGAQLGHPFGDDWEVFKVRGKVFMLMTEVPGRPVVILKADPGEAHALREQYSHITPGYHMNKKHWITLESGEGVDKKLVEELVTDSYLLVVAHLPRAERPVDPHTYGTGTRAAR from the coding sequence ATGAACGGATCGGCCCTGCACAAGACCGCCGCCGACTGCGCGGAGGAACTCCCCGGAGCGCAGTTGGGGCATCCCTTCGGCGACGACTGGGAGGTCTTCAAGGTACGCGGCAAGGTGTTCATGCTGATGACCGAGGTTCCGGGGCGGCCCGTCGTGATCCTCAAGGCGGATCCCGGTGAGGCCCACGCCCTGCGGGAGCAGTACAGCCACATCACCCCCGGCTACCACATGAACAAGAAGCACTGGATCACCCTGGAGAGCGGGGAAGGCGTCGACAAGAAGCTGGTCGAGGAGCTCGTCACGGACTCCTATCTGCTGGTCGTCGCCCACCTGCCCAGGGCCGAGCGGCCCGTCGACCCCCACACCTACGGCACCGGCACGCGGGCGGCCCGGTGA
- a CDS encoding MmcQ/YjbR family DNA-binding protein produces the protein MSAAGDRLQDTARQAALALPDVSHGYPFAPGLDVYKVAEKVFLIVTDDPDEQIITVKCEPERAHAHMHGHASITPGRYLDKRHWISLGPGPGITERLVTDAVEDSYDLAVERLPQRDRPRIR, from the coding sequence GTGAGCGCGGCCGGCGACCGGCTCCAGGACACCGCCCGCCAGGCGGCCCTGGCCCTCCCCGACGTCAGCCACGGATACCCCTTCGCTCCCGGACTCGACGTGTACAAGGTCGCGGAGAAGGTGTTCCTGATCGTCACCGACGACCCGGACGAGCAGATCATCACGGTCAAGTGCGAACCCGAGCGCGCCCACGCGCACATGCACGGCCACGCCTCGATCACACCGGGCCGCTACCTCGACAAACGGCACTGGATCTCCCTCGGGCCGGGACCCGGCATCACCGAGCGACTGGTCACCGACGCGGTCGAGGACTCCTACGACCTGGCCGTCGAGCGGCTGCCGCAACGCGACCGCCCGCGTATCCGATGA
- a CDS encoding replication-associated recombination protein A, with protein sequence MEPTEATLPLFGEEPARPLADRLRPTRLEDVVGQDHLLALDAPLGRMVAQQRLSSAVLWGPPGVGKTTIARLLADAGNLAFEPVSATFSGVAELRKVFAAARSRRTIGQGTLLFVDEIHRFNRAQQDSFLPYVEDGTVTLIGATTENPSFELNGALLSRTQVLVLKRLDEAALSTLLDRAKELTGHHLPLDADARRALIAMADGDGRYLLNMAEQLQALPDTETALDTAGLARHIQQRAPLYDKAQEGHYNLISALHKSMRGSDPDAALYWLARMLDGGEDPLFVARRLVRFGCEDIGMADPHAVQQALTAWDVYERLGSPEGELAIAQAVVYLATAPKSIAVYRGFNDAHRSARNTGSLMPPAHILNAPTRLMKDLGYGKDYQYDPDTADGFSGDDYFPDGMNRETYYQPTRNGYEAQISERLRQWAALRARRQRG encoded by the coding sequence ATGGAACCGACCGAAGCGACCCTGCCGCTCTTCGGCGAGGAGCCCGCCCGGCCCCTCGCCGACCGCCTGCGCCCCACCCGGCTGGAAGACGTCGTCGGGCAGGACCACCTCCTTGCCCTGGACGCCCCGCTGGGCCGCATGGTCGCCCAGCAACGCCTCAGTTCCGCCGTCCTGTGGGGCCCGCCAGGCGTCGGGAAGACGACCATCGCCCGCCTCCTCGCGGACGCCGGCAACCTGGCCTTCGAACCGGTGTCGGCCACCTTCTCCGGCGTCGCCGAGTTGCGCAAGGTCTTCGCCGCCGCCCGCAGCCGACGCACCATCGGCCAGGGCACCCTGCTGTTCGTCGACGAGATCCACCGCTTCAACCGCGCCCAACAGGACAGCTTCCTGCCCTACGTCGAGGACGGCACCGTCACCCTGATCGGCGCCACCACGGAGAACCCGAGCTTCGAACTCAACGGTGCCCTCCTGTCCCGCACCCAGGTCCTCGTCCTCAAACGCCTCGACGAAGCCGCACTGTCCACACTCCTCGACCGCGCCAAGGAGCTCACCGGCCACCATCTGCCCCTGGACGCCGACGCGCGCCGCGCCCTGATCGCCATGGCGGACGGCGACGGCCGCTACCTCCTCAACATGGCCGAACAGCTCCAGGCTCTCCCGGACACCGAAACCGCCCTGGACACCGCCGGGCTGGCCCGTCACATCCAGCAGCGCGCCCCGCTGTACGACAAGGCGCAAGAGGGCCATTACAACCTGATCTCCGCGCTGCACAAGTCGATGCGTGGCTCCGACCCGGACGCAGCCCTGTACTGGCTCGCCCGCATGCTCGACGGCGGCGAGGACCCGCTGTTCGTCGCCCGCCGCCTGGTCCGCTTCGGATGCGAGGACATCGGCATGGCCGACCCGCACGCCGTCCAGCAGGCCCTCACCGCCTGGGACGTGTACGAGCGGCTCGGCTCCCCCGAGGGCGAGTTGGCGATCGCCCAGGCCGTCGTCTACCTCGCCACCGCCCCCAAGTCCATCGCTGTCTACCGGGGCTTCAACGACGCACACCGGTCAGCTCGGAACACCGGCTCACTCATGCCGCCCGCCCACATCCTCAACGCCCCGACCCGGCTGATGAAGGACCTCGGCTACGGCAAGGACTACCAGTATGACCCGGACACGGCCGACGGTTTCTCCGGTGACGACTACTTCCCGGACGGCATGAACCGCGAGACGTACTACCAGCCCACCCGCAACGGCTACGAAGCCCAGATCAGCGAGCGCCTGCGCCAGTGGGCCGCTCTGCGTGCCCGCCGGCAACGCGGCTGA